A region from the Gammaproteobacteria bacterium genome encodes:
- the cysM gene encoding cysteine synthase CysM: protein MSFPTIESFIGNTPLVRLQRLPGETSNTILVKLEGNNPAGSVKDRPALSMINRAEARGEIQPGDNLIEATSGNTGIALAMAAAIKGYKMTLIMPETMSAERRGSMAAFGANLVLVSKEQGMEGARDLAKAMEARGEGKVLDQFGNFDNPQAHYDGTGPEIWRDTHGSITHFVSAMGTTGTIMGTSRFLREVKPDIEIVGVQPKEGASIPGIRRWPAEYLPKIYDATKVDRIIDVSQEDAENTMRALAAREGIFCGVSSGGAVAAALALSKQVESAVIVAIICDRGDRYLSTGVFNS from the coding sequence ATGTCGTTTCCTACTATTGAATCGTTTATCGGCAACACGCCCCTGGTGCGTTTACAACGTTTGCCGGGGGAAACCAGCAATACCATTTTGGTCAAACTGGAAGGCAATAATCCTGCGGGTTCGGTCAAGGACCGTCCCGCGTTGTCGATGATCAACCGCGCTGAAGCGCGCGGCGAAATTCAGCCAGGCGACAATCTGATTGAAGCCACCAGTGGCAATACGGGCATCGCGCTGGCTATGGCGGCGGCGATTAAGGGTTATAAAATGACCCTGATCATGCCCGAAACCATGAGTGCTGAACGCCGTGGTTCCATGGCTGCGTTTGGTGCCAATCTGGTACTGGTGTCCAAAGAGCAAGGCATGGAAGGTGCGCGCGATTTGGCCAAGGCCATGGAGGCGCGTGGCGAGGGCAAGGTGCTGGATCAGTTCGGCAATTTTGACAATCCGCAAGCCCATTACGACGGTACAGGGCCTGAGATCTGGCGTGATACCCATGGCAGTATTACTCATTTTGTCAGTGCAATGGGCACCACCGGTACCATCATGGGCACGTCGCGCTTTTTGCGTGAAGTCAAACCCGACATTGAAATCGTAGGCGTACAGCCCAAAGAAGGTGCGAGTATTCCCGGCATTCGTCGCTGGCCGGCGGAATATTTGCCAAAAATTTACGATGCCACCAAAGTGGATCGGATTATCGATGTATCGCAAGAGGACGCCGAAAACACCATGCGTGCACTGGCTGCGCGCGAAGGTATTTTTTGTGGTGTGTCCTCTGGTGGTGCGGTGGCTGCGGCGTTAGCCTTGTCAAAACAGGTGGAAAGTGCAGTGATCGTCGCGATTATTTGTGATCGCGGTGACCGTTATTTGTCCACCGGAGTATTTAATTCTTGA
- a CDS encoding 3'-5' exonuclease, with the protein MINIFAFSLKTIPDLDAGRRLYALQDVSDKEVGSIMFHKRRQQTSSSEILPLHLQRVMTLSALLRDQDGLVLHSFSGDEADVLQSFIDVHAEYQPLLVSWNNRRNDLPLLNYRLLAKRLVSQAYWHGGECEDDHCDHDHDHDHAHDLRSLDLSDELNGDALELQVPLVQMAAVCDLPLPTCLDNAQIWKHFLAGELSPVAACSDLEAITNYQLFLRYQLINGGLSMDDYQHETGLLRNVLQQQRGPHFQTYLTAWSQAK; encoded by the coding sequence TTGATAAATATTTTCGCTTTTTCGCTCAAAACCATTCCAGACCTGGACGCAGGGCGTCGGTTGTATGCGCTACAGGACGTGAGCGATAAGGAAGTCGGCAGCATCATGTTCCACAAGCGGCGTCAGCAGACGAGTAGCTCGGAAATTTTACCGTTGCATTTGCAGCGAGTGATGACATTGTCAGCGTTGTTGCGCGATCAAGATGGATTGGTGCTGCACTCTTTTTCTGGTGATGAAGCCGATGTGTTGCAGTCATTTATTGACGTGCATGCTGAATATCAGCCGCTGCTGGTGAGCTGGAATAATCGACGCAATGACTTACCGTTGCTGAATTATCGTTTGCTGGCAAAACGACTGGTTTCCCAAGCCTATTGGCATGGTGGCGAATGTGAAGACGATCATTGCGACCACGACCACGACCACGACCACGCTCATGATCTGCGTTCGCTGGATTTGTCTGACGAGTTAAATGGTGACGCGCTAGAGCTGCAGGTGCCACTGGTGCAGATGGCTGCAGTGTGTGATTTGCCGTTGCCAACGTGTTTGGACAACGCGCAAATCTGGAAGCATTTTTTAGCCGGTGAATTGTCCCCTGTTGCAGCTTGCAGCGATCTTGAAGCGATCACCAACTATCAACTGTTTTTGCGATATCAGCTGATCAATGGTGGCTTGAGCATGGACGACTATCAGCACGAAACTGGATTGTTGCGCAACGTGTTGCAGCAACAGCGAGGACCACATTTTCAAACCTATTTAACCGCTTGGTCACAGGCAAAATAA
- the rlmD gene encoding 23S rRNA (uracil(1939)-C(5))-methyltransferase RlmD, protein MARKNQRLPKDPVRATIDTQAHDGRGVARVDGKTVFVEGALAGEDVSFTYLNSKKNYDEAVVQEIFSPAAERVTPKCAAYGVCGGCSLMHLEHGAQIRFKQHDMLEKLKRMGKSEPLEVLAPLVSELWGYRRKARLGAKFVAKKGRVLVGFREKRAPFLAEMERCEVLHPSVGQHLQDLSELIGSFSQPDTIPQIEVAIGDEVKGLVFRHLQPLAPGDYQKLQAFGVQHDFQIYLQPKGPDSITALYPETPRPLSYRLPDFDVTLQFEPSDFTQVNTGINRQMVARAIDLLDVQPGETVLDLFCGLGNFSLPLARKATRVVAVEGERGLVERARANAERNGLQNVEFHVADLFADFTQAPWMQAVDKLLLDPPRSGAIEVSRLLNKFKPKRIVYVSCDPATLARDVEEIVHNQGYRLLKAGIMDMFPHTGHVESIAVFEQS, encoded by the coding sequence ATGGCAAGAAAAAATCAACGACTTCCCAAAGACCCGGTGCGGGCAACTATTGATACGCAGGCCCACGATGGACGCGGCGTGGCCAGGGTTGATGGCAAAACGGTATTTGTCGAGGGAGCACTGGCGGGTGAAGATGTTAGCTTCACCTATCTCAACAGCAAAAAAAATTATGATGAAGCTGTGGTGCAGGAAATTTTTTCCCCAGCGGCGGAACGGGTGACTCCTAAATGTGCAGCCTACGGTGTGTGTGGCGGTTGCTCATTAATGCATCTGGAGCACGGAGCACAGATTCGTTTTAAACAGCACGACATGCTGGAAAAATTGAAACGTATGGGCAAATCCGAGCCGTTGGAGGTTTTAGCGCCATTGGTGAGCGAGCTTTGGGGTTATCGTCGCAAGGCGCGCCTGGGTGCCAAATTTGTTGCCAAAAAGGGCCGAGTGCTGGTGGGGTTTCGTGAGAAGCGTGCACCTTTTCTGGCCGAGATGGAGCGTTGCGAGGTGTTGCATCCGTCTGTGGGGCAGCACTTGCAGGACTTGTCGGAGTTAATTGGCAGCTTTTCGCAGCCCGACACGATTCCGCAAATTGAAGTGGCCATTGGCGATGAGGTGAAAGGGCTGGTGTTTCGGCACTTGCAGCCTTTGGCGCCCGGTGACTATCAAAAGTTGCAGGCGTTTGGTGTGCAGCATGATTTTCAGATTTATTTACAGCCGAAAGGGCCTGACAGCATTACCGCACTGTACCCTGAAACGCCGCGTCCGCTGAGTTATCGTTTGCCGGATTTTGATGTGACGCTGCAGTTCGAACCGAGTGATTTCACCCAGGTTAACACCGGCATCAATCGGCAGATGGTGGCGCGCGCTATTGATCTTTTGGACGTGCAGCCTGGTGAAACGGTGCTGGATTTATTTTGTGGTCTGGGCAATTTCAGTTTGCCACTGGCACGCAAGGCGACGCGGGTGGTGGCGGTGGAAGGTGAACGTGGTTTGGTTGAACGGGCACGGGCCAACGCTGAGCGAAATGGTTTGCAAAATGTAGAATTCCACGTGGCTGACTTGTTTGCTGATTTCACCCAGGCGCCTTGGATGCAGGCAGTAGACAAGCTGTTGCTTGATCCACCACGTAGCGGTGCGATCGAAGTATCGCGCCTGCTGAACAAATTCAAGCCAAAACGGATTGTTTACGTTTCCTGTGATCCGGCCACGCTGGCGCGGGACGTTGAGGAAATTGTGCATAATCAGGGGTACAGGTTGCTCAAGGCAGGTATCATGGACATGTTCCCGCATACCGGGCATGTGGAATCGATTGCGGTGTTTGAGCAGTCATAG